TACGCGCACTTTCCTGTGGAAAACGTAGGATTGTCTTCCCGAAACGCCTTTATTTTTTGATGCGGTTGCTGGATTTATTTCCAAATGCCCTCACGAATCTACTTTTTGATGAGAAGCGCTAAAACCCTGCAAAACACGGTGTTTTTTGATATTTTAATTTTTGTTTTTTCGTATGATTTGGCGCGTTTGCGAGACCGTGAATAAAAATTGCAAGTAAAAAAAGTGGCAGATTCCTGCCACTTTTTTGATTTTTGTTGTTTACACTATCTGGGAATAGTGCTTATCTCCGCCTCGCTAGTGACGAGGAATATCCTAGAAAAAACGCACGTCGCGTTAGAAAAATAGGAGACTTAATCACTCGGCATTCCATAGTGTAACCTTCCTAACTTAGGAGTCTTTATGAATAAGAATGAACTGATTGCAGAAATCGCAGAAACCTGCGAACTCACCAAAGCTAAAGCAGCTGAAACCGTTGATGCGTTCATCGAAGTAATTTCGAAGTCGCTCGCTAAAGGCAAAGAAGTTCGCCTCGTTGGTTTCGGTACCTTTACCTCGGTAAAGCGTAAAGCGACCGAAGGCCGCAACCCACGCACCGGCGCAGTAATCAAGATTGCTGCTTCGATCCAGCCAAAATTCAAGCCAGGCAAGGCTCTGAAAGAGCAAGTAAACAAGCGTAAAGCTGCGTAGTTTTACCTTGTTCACTTTAGAAGCGGCTTAGGCCAATTCTAGGGCTGAAACACGAAGGCGTAGTTTGCACTTGCAAGCTGCGCCTTTTGTGTTTATAGCCACACCTCTCTTGGCGATAATATCAATAAGATTGGGGCGATTAGCTCAGTTGGTTAGAGCATCTCGTTTACACCGAGAGGGTCCGCGGTTCGAGTCCGTGATCGCCCACCATTCCTCTTCTGTGACAGAAAAGGGATGTAGATTAAAATAATACCCCGTGCGGGGGTGTAGCTCAGCTGGTTAGAGCGCCTGCCTGTCACGCAGGAGGCCGCGGGTTCGAGTCCCGTCACTCCCGCCATTTAAAAAGCCGTCCACTAACGTGGGCGGCTTTTTAAATGGCGGCCGTGCCGTAGCCTCGAATCTGCAGGTTCGATCATAAGCTTAGCGAGGAACGAGCTTAGCGTTGACGAGGAGGCGCTTTAGCGCCGAGCATGTCCCGTCACTCTCGCCAATTATTCAAAAGCATCGTACAGGTGATGCTTGTTTCATTTTCACTCTATTTTTGGTACGCTGGAAATATCGCGTGTATGAAAGCAGTGCATGAATAAAGTGAAAATACAATTTATAGGCTATATAGCCATGACGCTGCTAGCGCTTGTGGTGCTGGTATATGGTATAGGGCTCATGAGCATAACTGGGCCGGCGGGTTATGGCGGCTTAATCGTAGTCTGTTCGGCGTCATGTTTTTGGATAAGTATTCCGGGAACGGCATCTCGTTGGCGCTTATTGCACCCTAAAGACAACCATCGCCTAGCTGTTCCAAAAAATCCTGAATCATCTATCGTGCTTTCTGTTTTTAAATGGGCGATGCGTTTATTGGTTGGCTTCTTTATCGCAGCGATGGGTGTGACTGCTTCTATCGTCATCGTGCCCAGAATCATAAACTTTCATAATGCTGGTATGGGGGCTGAATTGCGAGCGGAGCTATTTATGCTGGCTTTGTTTGGTTTCGGTCTATTGTATTTTGGCCTCAAAATAATTGTGAAGGGGTTTCCTAGTTGGCGGCCGCGATAGGCTAAACCTTCACCTTCGCATACATATTTTGTAGTTCTGAAGCAAAACCCCCGTGACCAATTTGCACTAAAAATAACCATTTCTCCACAACCCCCAAAAACTACGAAAAAATCCTTTTCGGCGGCGCGTTAGGTGCTATAAGCGGGGCAGCACAGGGTTGAATAAAAACAATGACGTCACTGCTTGAATCATATTTTCCGATTCTGGTTTTTTTAGGAATCGCCGTCGCGCTCTCTTGCGTGATGATTCTGTTGCCATTTATTGCTGCCAAGCAGCGCCCTGATAAAGAAAAACTCTCGGCCTATGAGTGCGGCTTCGAACCTTTCGGTGACGCGCGCGGGCAGTTCGACGTGCGGTTTTATCTCGTTGCGATTCTGTTCATCATTTTCGACCTTGAGGTCGCCTTCCTCTTCCCATGGGCGATTGTGCTGGGTGATATCGGCCTGTTCGGTTTCTGGTCTATGATGATTTTCCTCGGCATTCTTACCATTGGCTTTATCTATGAATGGAAAAAGGGAGCGCTCGAATGGGAGTAGACCTCGTGCATTCTAATGAGCCGATTGCTCCGGGTGCTGACCAAGACGCGATTCTGACCCGTGTGTTCGACGAATTTGGCGATAAGGGCTTTGTGGTCGCGAATCTCGATAAGCTGGTGAATTGGGCGCGTACGGGCAGCTTGTGGCCGATGACGTTTGGCCTGGCCTGCTGCGCGGTGGAGATGATGCACGCCGCCGCCCCGCGCTATGACCTTGACCGTTTGGGCTTGGTGTTCCGCCCATCGCCACGCCAGTCGGACGTGATGATTGTTGCGGGCACGCTCTGTAACAAAATGGCGCCTGCGCTTCGCAAAGTTTACGACCAAATGGCCGAGCCGCGTTGGGTGATTTCGATGGGTAGCTGCGCGAATGGCGGCGGTTACTATCACTATTCGTATAGTGTGGTGCGTGGTTGTGACCGTATTGTGCCGGTGGATGTATATGTGCCGGGTTGCCCGCCAACCGCCGAAGCGCTGATGTATGGCATTTTGCAGCTTCAAAAGAAAATTCGTAGAACGTCAACGATTGCGCGCTCATGAGTGAAGTATTGAAACAGTTGGGGGATGCAATCGCGGCGGAGCAGGCTGGCTTCGTGAGCGATGTGCAGGTTGCGAATGGTGAGCTGTGCTTCATCACGCCGCGCGATAAGATTGTCGATTTCCTGACCTTTCTGCGTGACGATGCGCGCACCAAGTGCGAACAATTGATGGACGTAACGGCGGTGGATTACCCAAACCGCGTTGAGCGTTTTGAGGTGGTGTATAATCTGTTGTCGGTGACGAAGAATCACCGCATTCGCGTGAAAATCGCGACCGACGAGGCGACGCCTGTTGCTTCGGTGAATGGCGTGTATCCTTCGGCGAACTGGTTCGAGCGTGAAGTGTGGGACATGTATGGCGTGTTCTTCACCAATCATCCAGACTTGCGCCGCATTCTTACCGATTATGGCTTTGATGGTCACCCGCAACGCAAAGACTTCCCGCTCACGGGCTATGTCGAAATGCGTTACGACGAAGACGAGAAGCGTGTTGTGTATGAGCCTGTGAAATTGCAGCAGGCGTTCCGTTCCTTTGATTTCCTCTCACCGTGGGAAGGGCCTGATTATGGCACTGGCGATGACAAAAAAGCAGGCTGAGCCGCAAGCTCAGTGGCTGATTGAGCCCGCCAGCGACAAATACTGGGCGGGTATTTGGGCTATCTTCAAAGACGTGATTAGCACGGGCGACACCTATGCGTACGCGCCCGACACTACGGAAAAAGACGCCAAAGAAATTTGGATGGGTCGTGCGGCGCATGGCACAGTTGCGCATACCTTCGTGGTGCGTGACGGTAGCGAAATTGTCGGCACTTATTCGCTGCGCGCGAACCATTATGGTTTGGGCAGTCATGTTGCCAATGCGGGCTATATGGTGCGTGCGGATTATCGCGGTCGTGGCATCGCTAAGGCAATGTGCAATGACTCTATGGAGCGCGCGAAGGGGTTGGGCTTTACCTCGATGCAGTTTAACTACGTCGTTTCCACCAATACGTTGGCGGTGGAGTTGTGGCAGCGCATGGGTTTCAAAATCATTGGCTGCGCACCGAAATCGTTCCGACACTCCGTTCACGGCCCCGTGGATATTTACATCATGCATCGTTTTTTGGCGGAGGCTTGAGATATGATTGAGTCTTTTAAACAGGCATCTTCTGGACAAGAAAAGCTTTGGAAAGTTTTCTGGCTGTGGGGTTTTATTGGTCTATTTGCGGTTGGTGTTGTCACCGTTCTTCTAATGATACTGACTGAGATGATATCGCTTGGTTCTGTTGCAAGAATCCTTATTTCTCTCATCATTTTAGTTTATTTTCTTTGGGTTGTTTTTGCAGTTTGGCGTTGCGCTTTCAATGTTAATTGGAAAATTTGGGGTTATCTCGTTCGAGTTTATATCGTCCTCCAAATCGTCTTGATGGGGGTTGGAATTTG
This sequence is a window from Alphaproteobacteria bacterium. Protein-coding genes within it:
- a CDS encoding GNAT family N-acetyltransferase; the protein is MTKKQAEPQAQWLIEPASDKYWAGIWAIFKDVISTGDTYAYAPDTTEKDAKEIWMGRAAHGTVAHTFVVRDGSEIVGTYSLRANHYGLGSHVANAGYMVRADYRGRGIAKAMCNDSMERAKGLGFTSMQFNYVVSTNTLAVELWQRMGFKIIGCAPKSFRHSVHGPVDIYIMHRFLAEA
- a CDS encoding HU family DNA-binding protein, encoding MNKNELIAEIAETCELTKAKAAETVDAFIEVISKSLAKGKEVRLVGFGTFTSVKRKATEGRNPRTGAVIKIAASIQPKFKPGKALKEQVNKRKAA
- a CDS encoding NADH-quinone oxidoreductase subunit A, with translation MTSLLESYFPILVFLGIAVALSCVMILLPFIAAKQRPDKEKLSAYECGFEPFGDARGQFDVRFYLVAILFIIFDLEVAFLFPWAIVLGDIGLFGFWSMMIFLGILTIGFIYEWKKGALEWE
- a CDS encoding NADH-quinone oxidoreductase subunit B, translated to MGVDLVHSNEPIAPGADQDAILTRVFDEFGDKGFVVANLDKLVNWARTGSLWPMTFGLACCAVEMMHAAAPRYDLDRLGLVFRPSPRQSDVMIVAGTLCNKMAPALRKVYDQMAEPRWVISMGSCANGGGYYHYSYSVVRGCDRIVPVDVYVPGCPPTAEALMYGILQLQKKIRRTSTIARS
- a CDS encoding NADH-quinone oxidoreductase subunit C; amino-acid sequence: MSEVLKQLGDAIAAEQAGFVSDVQVANGELCFITPRDKIVDFLTFLRDDARTKCEQLMDVTAVDYPNRVERFEVVYNLLSVTKNHRIRVKIATDEATPVASVNGVYPSANWFEREVWDMYGVFFTNHPDLRRILTDYGFDGHPQRKDFPLTGYVEMRYDEDEKRVVYEPVKLQQAFRSFDFLSPWEGPDYGTGDDKKAG